From Bradysia coprophila strain Holo2 chromosome IV unlocalized genomic scaffold, BU_Bcop_v1 contig_5, whole genome shotgun sequence, one genomic window encodes:
- the LOC119071544 gene encoding proline-rich extensin-like protein EPR1 isoform X2: MLAKIILLVTMTLSCAQGFTLECEFGNEEWINLGIVFQCKVQGMQVTSRNSITEVIGTPFRPIREVRALDVQDQRCQFVPSDVQTFFPNIEGLQVANSELKELQNADMQQFPNLKQLFMSENELQSLENDVFEPCPNIEYVNLGHNNIMHMGTDIFAPLKNLQYCNIAGNSCIDTKMESPNAIQQFSRDLEKQCPPTPEMLKREKERKIPESLRTTARPTTTTVTPELDDLKEELKKLKSKIAEHDQKIDEIKSKENATSVPETPDASPTSGSSPPDQVTEQNSQPELSSTSPSPLNFNLMDILNIPMPNYQQYPMYSSQPQIPNLQNNFPLPGRPPYPVPFPQNLQCGPFGCVFDNNAPQINSPQIPFSNPSQPSNNLFPNPNQFQSPYTDNLPSSGIQNPSKPEESPASPSQDLLGISKECTEHGCPAVNQPTMPQPEAAPPSDNSENPPNSKKRTPAPLPYPDVESDSPKSVDRKNREPATSENPPFIDSPLQSRLGDMEPSDGKDPQQIKDMLEEQPIPQNGCTSTSCTTENDSIKHNPPKENPPKDDSPKENPSEEDPPKENPPTDDSPKENPTEEDPPKDDSPKENPPKKQNPTKKENPPTDGSPKENPTEEDPPKDDSPKEAPTKKENLPTDGSPKENPTEEDPSKDDSPKEAPTKKENPPTDGSPKENPTEEDPSKDDSPKEAPTKKENPPTDGSPKANPTEEDPSKPSKDDPPKDDSTNENPPKENPSKKEIPPKDDSPKEDPPKEENPPTDDSPKENPTEEVSPKEPKENSPKDDSPKEESSKEENPPTDDSPKENPPEEDPPKDPKENPQTDDSPKENPTEEDPPKDPKENPPKDDSPKEESSKEENPLKDDSSKENPIEGDPPKDPKENPPKDDSPKEDPPKENPSKDDSPKEDPPKENPPKVDAPKEESSKEENPPNDDSLKKESPKTENQPTDDSPKEDPPKDPKENPPKDDSPKKNPPNKDPPKEDSTNKPKEGASDMDASDDPDDVTINPVLEEKIQDLVMENEKKNNEIFKLLKKIQELEAKNKNQEKELKALKL; this comes from the exons ATGTTAGCCAAAATAATATTACTCGTGACGATGACATTGAGTTGTGCCCAAGGATTTACCCTTGAATGTGAATTCGGCAATGAAGAGTGGATTAATCTAGGAATTGTGTTCCAGTGTAAAGTGCAGGGTATGCAAGTAACATCACGCAACAGTATTACAGAAGTTATTGGTACACCATTCCGACCAATTCGTGAAGTGAGAGCTCTTGATGTACAAGATCAACGGTGTCAGTTCGTTCCCTCAGATGTGCAAACGTTTTTCCCGAATATCGAGGGACTTCAAGTTGCCAATTCCGAACTGAAAGAGTTGCAAAATGCTGATATGCAACAATTCCCGAATTTGAAACAACTTTTCATGAGCGAAAACGAGCTCCAATCACTCGAAAACGATGTTTTCGAACCTTGCCCCAACATTGAGTACGTGAACCTTGGACATAATAATATCATGCATATGGGAACGGACATCTTCGCTCCATTAAAGAATCTGCAGTACTGCAATATAGCTGGTAATAGTTGCATTGACACCAAAATGGAGTCCCCAAATGCAATTCAACAGTTTTCTAGAGATTTGGAGAAACAATGTCCTCCGACACCCGAAATGTTGAAACGagaaaaagaaaggaaaatccCAGAAAGTCTTAGAACAACGGCTCGGCCGACTACTACCACCGTGACACCCGAACTAGATGATCTCAAGGAAgaacttaaaaaattaaaaagcaaAATTGCTGAACACGATCAAAAGATTGACGAAATCAAGTCGAAAGAAAATGCTACCTCTGTGCCTGAGACACCTGACGCTTCACCAACAAGTGGGTCAAGTCCACCGGATCAGGTCACAGAACAGAATAGTCAACCAGAACTTTCTAGCACAAGTCCATCGCCGCTGAACTTTAATTTAATGGACATACTTAACATTCCCATGCCGAATTACCAGCAGTATCCGATGTACTCAAGTCAACCTCAAATTCCAAAtctgcaaaataattttccattgcCCGGGAGACCACCGTATCCAGTTCCATTTCCTCAAAATTTGCAGTGCGGTCCATTTGGCTGTGTGTTTGATAACAATGCACCACAAATAAATTCTCCCCAAATTCCGTTTTCAAATCCTTCACAGCCATCAAATAACCTTTTCCCGAATCCGAATCAATTTCAAAGTCCTTATACTGATAATTTGCCGTCGTCTGGAATACAAAACCCATCAAAGCCTGAAGAAAGTCCAGCATCGCCGAGTCAAGATCTTTTAGGTATTTCGAAAGAATGTACCGAACACGGGTGCCCTGCTGTAAATCAACCAACTATGCCTCAACCGGAAGCTGCACCTCCGTCAGACAATTCAGAAAATCCACCAAATTCCAAAAAGCGAACGCCAGCACCGTTACCTTACCCTGATGTGGAGTCTG ATTCACCGAAATCTGTTGATAGAAAAAATCGAGAACCGGCAACTAGCGAAAATCCACCGTTTATTGACTCTCCACTGCAAAGTCGATTAGGGGATATGGAACCCAGCG aTGGCAAAGATCCACAACAAATAAAGGATATGCTAGAAGAACAGCCAATACCACAAAATGGATGTACTTCCACTAGTTGTACTACAGAGAACGATTCTATAAAACATAATCCTCCAAAAGAAAATCCACCGAAAGACGATTCTCCCAAAGAAAATCCTTCTGAAGAAGATCCTCCAAAAGAAAATCCACCGACAGACGATTCCCCCAAAGAAAATCCTACTGAAGAAGATCCTCCGAAAGACGATTCtccaaaagaaaatcctccaaaaaaacaaaatcctacaaaaaaagaaaatccaccGACAGACGGTTCCCCCAAAGAAAATCCTACTGAAGAAGATCCTCCGAAAGACGATTCTCCCAAAGAAGCtcctacaaaaaaagaaaatctaccGACAGACGGCTCACCCAAAGAAAATCCTACTGAAGAAGATCCTTCGAAAGACGATTCTCCCAAAGAAGCtcctacaaaaaaagaaaatccaccGACAGACGGTTCACCCAAAGAAAATCCTACTGAAGAAGATCCTTCAAAAGACGATTCTCCCAAAGAAGCtcctacaaaaaaagaaaatccaccGACAGACGGTTCCCCCAAAGCAAATCCTACTGAAGAAGATCCTTCGAAACCTTCGAAAGACGATCCTCCCAAAGACGATTCTACAAACGAAAATCCTCCGaaagaaaatccttcaaaaaaagaaattccacCGAAAGACGATTCACCCAAAGAAGATCCTccgaaagaagaaaatcccCCGACAGACGATTCCCCCAAAGAAAATCCTACTGAAGAAGTTTCTCCGAAAGaaccaaaagaaaattcaccaaaaGATGATTCCCCCAAAGAAGAATCttcaaaagaagaaaatccaCCGACAGACGATTCCCCCAAAGAAAATCCTCCTGAAGAAGATCCTCCAAAAGATCCAAAAGAAAATCCCCAGACAGACGATTCCCCCAAAGAAAATCCTACTGAAGAAGATCCTCCGAAAGATCCAAAAGAAAATCCACCAAAAGACGATTCACCCAAAGAAGAATCttcaaaagaagaaaatccaCTGAAAGACGATTCTTCCAAAGAAAATCCTATTGAAGGAGATCCTCCGAAGGATCCAAAAGAAAATCCACCAAAAGACGATTCTCCCAAAGAAGATCCTCCAAAAGAAAATCCATCAAAAGACGATTCTCCCAAAGAAGATCCtccaaaagaaaatcctccgAAAGTCGATGCTCCCAAAGAAGAATCttcaaaagaagaaaatccaCCGAACGACGATTCTCTCAAAAAAGAATCtccaaaaacagaaaatcaaCCGACAGACGATTCCCCCAAAGAAGATCCTCCGAAAGATCCAAAAGAAAATCCACCAAAAGACGATTctcccaaaaaaaatcctccaAACAAAGATCCTCCCAAAGAGGATTCAACCAATAAACCGAAAGAAGGTGCTTCTGACATGGATGCTAGtg ATGATCCCGATGATGTAACAATTAATCCCGTTTTGGAGGAGAAAATTCAAGATTtagtcatggaaaatgaaaagaaaaataatgaaattttcaaactgtTAAAGAAAATACAGGAGCTGGaggcaaaaaataaaaatcaggAGAAGGAACTTAAAGCTCTCAAGTTGTAA
- the LOC119071544 gene encoding pollen-specific leucine-rich repeat extensin-like protein 1 isoform X1, with the protein MLAKIILLVTMTLSCAQGFTLECEFGNEEWINLGIVFQCKVQGMQVTSRNSITEVIGTPFRPIREVRALDVQDQRCQFVPSDVQTFFPNIEGLQVANSELKELQNADMQQFPNLKQLFMSENELQSLENDVFEPCPNIEYVNLGHNNIMHMGTDIFAPLKNLQYCNIAGNSCIDTKMESPNAIQQFSRDLEKQCPPTPEMLKREKERKIPESLRTTARPTTTTVTPELDDLKEELKKLKSKIAEHDQKIDEIKSKENATSVPETPDASPTSGSSPPDQVTEQNSQPELSSTSPSPLNFNLMDILNIPMPNYQQYPMYSSQPQIPNLQNNFPLPGRPPYPVPFPQNLQCGPFGCVFDNNAPQINSPQIPFSNPSQPSNNLFPNPNQFQSPYTDNLPSSGIQNPSKPEESPASPSQDLLGISKECTEHGCPAVNQPTMPQPEAAPPSDNSENPPNSKKRTPAPLPYPDVESDSPKSVDRKNREPATSENPPFIDSPLQSRLGDMEPSDGKDPQQIKDMLEEQPIPQNGCTSTSCTTENDSIKHNPPKENPPKDDSPKENPSEEDPPKENPPTDDSPKENPTEEDPPKDDSPKENPPKKQNPTKKENPPTDGSPKENPTEEDPPKDDSPKEAPTKKENLPTDGSPKENPTEEDPSKDDSPKEAPTKKENPPTDGSPKENPTEEDPSKDDSPKEAPTKKENPPTDGSPKANPTEEDPSKPSKDDPPKDDSTNENPPKENPSKKEIPPKDDSPKEDPPKEENPPTDDSPKENPTEEVSPKEPKENSPKDDSPKEESSKEENPPTDDSPKENPPEEDPPKDPKENPQTDDSPKENPTEEDPPKDPKENPPKDDSPKEESSKEENPLKDDSSKENPIEGDPPKDPKENPPKDDSPKEDPPKENPSKDDSPKEDPPKENPPKVDAPKEESSKEENPPNDDSLKKESPKTENQPTDDSPKEDPPKDPKENPPKDDSPKKNPPNKDPPKEDSTNKPKEGASDMDASGNIDDPDDVTINPVLEEKIQDLVMENEKKNNEIFKLLKKIQELEAKNKNQEKELKALKL; encoded by the exons ATGTTAGCCAAAATAATATTACTCGTGACGATGACATTGAGTTGTGCCCAAGGATTTACCCTTGAATGTGAATTCGGCAATGAAGAGTGGATTAATCTAGGAATTGTGTTCCAGTGTAAAGTGCAGGGTATGCAAGTAACATCACGCAACAGTATTACAGAAGTTATTGGTACACCATTCCGACCAATTCGTGAAGTGAGAGCTCTTGATGTACAAGATCAACGGTGTCAGTTCGTTCCCTCAGATGTGCAAACGTTTTTCCCGAATATCGAGGGACTTCAAGTTGCCAATTCCGAACTGAAAGAGTTGCAAAATGCTGATATGCAACAATTCCCGAATTTGAAACAACTTTTCATGAGCGAAAACGAGCTCCAATCACTCGAAAACGATGTTTTCGAACCTTGCCCCAACATTGAGTACGTGAACCTTGGACATAATAATATCATGCATATGGGAACGGACATCTTCGCTCCATTAAAGAATCTGCAGTACTGCAATATAGCTGGTAATAGTTGCATTGACACCAAAATGGAGTCCCCAAATGCAATTCAACAGTTTTCTAGAGATTTGGAGAAACAATGTCCTCCGACACCCGAAATGTTGAAACGagaaaaagaaaggaaaatccCAGAAAGTCTTAGAACAACGGCTCGGCCGACTACTACCACCGTGACACCCGAACTAGATGATCTCAAGGAAgaacttaaaaaattaaaaagcaaAATTGCTGAACACGATCAAAAGATTGACGAAATCAAGTCGAAAGAAAATGCTACCTCTGTGCCTGAGACACCTGACGCTTCACCAACAAGTGGGTCAAGTCCACCGGATCAGGTCACAGAACAGAATAGTCAACCAGAACTTTCTAGCACAAGTCCATCGCCGCTGAACTTTAATTTAATGGACATACTTAACATTCCCATGCCGAATTACCAGCAGTATCCGATGTACTCAAGTCAACCTCAAATTCCAAAtctgcaaaataattttccattgcCCGGGAGACCACCGTATCCAGTTCCATTTCCTCAAAATTTGCAGTGCGGTCCATTTGGCTGTGTGTTTGATAACAATGCACCACAAATAAATTCTCCCCAAATTCCGTTTTCAAATCCTTCACAGCCATCAAATAACCTTTTCCCGAATCCGAATCAATTTCAAAGTCCTTATACTGATAATTTGCCGTCGTCTGGAATACAAAACCCATCAAAGCCTGAAGAAAGTCCAGCATCGCCGAGTCAAGATCTTTTAGGTATTTCGAAAGAATGTACCGAACACGGGTGCCCTGCTGTAAATCAACCAACTATGCCTCAACCGGAAGCTGCACCTCCGTCAGACAATTCAGAAAATCCACCAAATTCCAAAAAGCGAACGCCAGCACCGTTACCTTACCCTGATGTGGAGTCTG ATTCACCGAAATCTGTTGATAGAAAAAATCGAGAACCGGCAACTAGCGAAAATCCACCGTTTATTGACTCTCCACTGCAAAGTCGATTAGGGGATATGGAACCCAGCG aTGGCAAAGATCCACAACAAATAAAGGATATGCTAGAAGAACAGCCAATACCACAAAATGGATGTACTTCCACTAGTTGTACTACAGAGAACGATTCTATAAAACATAATCCTCCAAAAGAAAATCCACCGAAAGACGATTCTCCCAAAGAAAATCCTTCTGAAGAAGATCCTCCAAAAGAAAATCCACCGACAGACGATTCCCCCAAAGAAAATCCTACTGAAGAAGATCCTCCGAAAGACGATTCtccaaaagaaaatcctccaaaaaaacaaaatcctacaaaaaaagaaaatccaccGACAGACGGTTCCCCCAAAGAAAATCCTACTGAAGAAGATCCTCCGAAAGACGATTCTCCCAAAGAAGCtcctacaaaaaaagaaaatctaccGACAGACGGCTCACCCAAAGAAAATCCTACTGAAGAAGATCCTTCGAAAGACGATTCTCCCAAAGAAGCtcctacaaaaaaagaaaatccaccGACAGACGGTTCACCCAAAGAAAATCCTACTGAAGAAGATCCTTCAAAAGACGATTCTCCCAAAGAAGCtcctacaaaaaaagaaaatccaccGACAGACGGTTCCCCCAAAGCAAATCCTACTGAAGAAGATCCTTCGAAACCTTCGAAAGACGATCCTCCCAAAGACGATTCTACAAACGAAAATCCTCCGaaagaaaatccttcaaaaaaagaaattccacCGAAAGACGATTCACCCAAAGAAGATCCTccgaaagaagaaaatcccCCGACAGACGATTCCCCCAAAGAAAATCCTACTGAAGAAGTTTCTCCGAAAGaaccaaaagaaaattcaccaaaaGATGATTCCCCCAAAGAAGAATCttcaaaagaagaaaatccaCCGACAGACGATTCCCCCAAAGAAAATCCTCCTGAAGAAGATCCTCCAAAAGATCCAAAAGAAAATCCCCAGACAGACGATTCCCCCAAAGAAAATCCTACTGAAGAAGATCCTCCGAAAGATCCAAAAGAAAATCCACCAAAAGACGATTCACCCAAAGAAGAATCttcaaaagaagaaaatccaCTGAAAGACGATTCTTCCAAAGAAAATCCTATTGAAGGAGATCCTCCGAAGGATCCAAAAGAAAATCCACCAAAAGACGATTCTCCCAAAGAAGATCCTCCAAAAGAAAATCCATCAAAAGACGATTCTCCCAAAGAAGATCCtccaaaagaaaatcctccgAAAGTCGATGCTCCCAAAGAAGAATCttcaaaagaagaaaatccaCCGAACGACGATTCTCTCAAAAAAGAATCtccaaaaacagaaaatcaaCCGACAGACGATTCCCCCAAAGAAGATCCTCCGAAAGATCCAAAAGAAAATCCACCAAAAGACGATTctcccaaaaaaaatcctccaAACAAAGATCCTCCCAAAGAGGATTCAACCAATAAACCGAAAGAAGGTGCTTCTGACATGGATGCTAGtggtaata TAGATGATCCCGATGATGTAACAATTAATCCCGTTTTGGAGGAGAAAATTCAAGATTtagtcatggaaaatgaaaagaaaaataatgaaattttcaaactgtTAAAGAAAATACAGGAGCTGGaggcaaaaaataaaaatcaggAGAAGGAACTTAAAGCTCTCAAGTTGTAA